Proteins found in one Acidobacteriota bacterium genomic segment:
- a CDS encoding metallophosphoesterase codes for MRIAAVADLHCGVGDRERIRERLNALPEDADVLLIGGDLTDYGRPEELEVLISQLLRLRLPIITVLGNHDFESDAAPELLKRLRAVGIKTLDGEPYERDGVGFAGVKGFCGGFGRGELTSFGESEIKRFVHASMGESLSLERALARLRNEKRVVLLHYAPIPETAAGEAREIYPFLGSSRLADVCDRFGASAIFHGHAHHGALEGRTRGGIPVYNVAQPLLLAQKPPQAFRLVEI; via the coding sequence ATGCGAATTGCGGCGGTAGCGGATTTACACTGCGGCGTGGGCGACCGGGAGCGCATCCGCGAGCGGCTGAACGCGCTGCCGGAGGATGCCGACGTGCTCCTCATCGGCGGCGATCTGACCGACTACGGACGGCCCGAGGAACTGGAGGTGCTGATCAGTCAATTGTTGCGACTGCGCCTCCCCATCATTACGGTCCTGGGAAACCATGATTTTGAATCCGACGCCGCGCCCGAACTGCTGAAGCGTCTGCGCGCGGTGGGCATCAAAACGCTGGACGGCGAACCGTATGAGCGCGATGGCGTGGGGTTTGCCGGCGTCAAGGGGTTTTGCGGCGGCTTCGGGCGCGGCGAGCTGACCTCGTTTGGGGAGAGCGAAATCAAGCGCTTTGTGCATGCCTCCATGGGGGAAAGCCTGTCGCTGGAGCGGGCTTTGGCGCGGCTGCGCAATGAGAAGCGCGTCGTCTTGTTGCACTACGCTCCCATCCCGGAGACGGCAGCGGGCGAGGCGCGGGAGATTTATCCCTTCCTCGGCAGCTCGCGATTGGCGGACGTGTGCGACAGGTTTGGCGCCAGCGCCATATTTCACGGCCACGCCCACCACGGCGCCCTGGAGGGCCGCACCCGCGGCGGCATCCCCGTCTACAACGTCGCCCAGCCGTTGCTGCTGGCACAGAAACCACCGCAAGCCTTCCGCCTGGTCGAGATATGA
- a CDS encoding acyltransferase, which yields MRLALIQSAPKLLQVEANVSAALATMRALEADVYLLPELATSGYTFVAQDEVERCAEPAASGPSLQAFGNFARERKAYVCYGFPERAGQKFFNSANLVGPSGLMTSYRKLHVFGREKLFFSTGDAPAPIVDLPWGKAGVMICFDWTFPEVARSLALRGAELLLHPSNLVLQHCPQAMITRSLENRVFAATCDRVGLEINGSVRHEFIGSSQVVSPRGELLVRLSREREETAVVEIDLAQARSKALGEYNDLFADRQVAHYA from the coding sequence ATGCGGCTGGCCCTGATTCAGTCCGCCCCCAAACTGTTGCAAGTGGAAGCTAACGTCAGCGCCGCACTGGCAACAATGCGCGCGCTTGAAGCTGACGTTTATCTGCTACCGGAGTTGGCCACCAGCGGGTACACTTTTGTGGCACAAGATGAAGTCGAGCGCTGTGCCGAGCCGGCGGCGAGCGGCCCGAGTTTGCAAGCGTTTGGGAACTTCGCCCGTGAGCGCAAAGCGTACGTTTGCTACGGCTTTCCCGAACGCGCAGGCCAGAAGTTCTTCAATTCCGCGAATTTGGTCGGCCCGTCAGGCCTGATGACCAGCTACCGCAAGCTGCACGTTTTCGGACGGGAGAAGCTATTTTTCTCGACTGGCGATGCCCCCGCCCCCATAGTAGATCTGCCGTGGGGCAAAGCGGGCGTGATGATCTGCTTTGACTGGACGTTCCCTGAAGTGGCGCGCTCACTGGCCCTGCGTGGCGCCGAGCTGCTGCTGCATCCGTCCAATCTCGTCTTACAGCATTGTCCGCAAGCCATGATTACGCGCTCGCTCGAAAACCGCGTCTTCGCGGCCACATGTGATCGCGTCGGTTTGGAAATCAATGGCAGCGTGCGGCATGAGTTCATCGGATCGAGCCAAGTCGTGAGTCCGCGTGGTGAATTGCTGGTCCGGCTCTCGCGCGAGCGCGAAGAGACTGCGGTCGTAGAAATTGATTTGGCGCAGGCGCGCTCGAAAGCCCTGGGCGAGTACAACGACCTTTTCGCCGACCGGCAGGTTGCTCACTACGCCTGA
- a CDS encoding proline dehydrogenase: MRHFTENSALGKRVSRRFVAGLTLEDAIAAIAAVNQLGMTATLDPLGENVTSQAEAEQAATTACHILETIHARRVDSTVSVKLTQFGLDLGLDLARAQLHRVLTAAQQWDTFIRVDMEGSAYSETTVALVEQMHGEGFNVGTVLQAYMHRTETDMDRLLAQNIRIRLVKGAYREPAELALQEKADVDANYVRLMHRLLTHDGYHAIATHDERMITAAVACARSEKRAPDSFEFQMLYGIRRDLQQKLRAEGWRVRVYIPFGPEWYPYFMRRLAERPANLLFLLKNLAK, from the coding sequence ATGCGCCACTTCACCGAGAACAGCGCTCTCGGAAAACGCGTTTCCCGGCGTTTCGTTGCTGGTCTGACGCTGGAGGACGCCATCGCGGCCATTGCCGCCGTCAACCAGCTCGGGATGACGGCGACGCTCGATCCGCTGGGCGAAAATGTGACCTCGCAGGCAGAAGCCGAGCAGGCCGCCACGACCGCCTGCCATATCCTGGAGACCATCCACGCGCGCCGCGTAGACTCAACCGTTTCGGTCAAGCTGACGCAGTTTGGCCTGGATCTCGGCCTCGACCTGGCGCGTGCTCAGCTCCACCGGGTGCTCACTGCCGCGCAACAATGGGATACGTTCATCCGCGTCGACATGGAGGGCAGCGCGTATTCCGAAACCACCGTGGCACTGGTCGAGCAGATGCATGGCGAAGGGTTCAACGTTGGCACGGTGCTGCAAGCCTATATGCACCGCACCGAAACAGATATGGACCGGCTACTGGCACAGAACATCCGCATCCGGCTGGTCAAAGGCGCCTACCGCGAGCCGGCCGAGCTGGCGCTGCAGGAAAAAGCCGACGTCGACGCCAACTACGTCCGGTTGATGCACCGCCTGCTGACCCACGACGGCTACCACGCCATCGCCACCCACGACGAACGCATGATTACCGCGGCAGTGGCCTGTGCCCGCAGCGAAAAGCGCGCGCCTGACAGCTTTGAGTTCCAGATGCTGTACGGTATCCGCCGCGACCTGCAGCAGAAACTCCGCGCCGAGGGCTGGCGCGTCCGCGTCTACATCCCCTTCGGCCCCGAGTGGTATCCCTATTTCATGCGCCGTCTCGCCGAGCGGCCCGCGAATCTGCTGTTTCTGCTGAAGAATCTCGCGAAGTAG
- a CDS encoding peptidase S41, with amino-acid sequence MSRKTSLIVLACSLVIIAALVSGAMLRAQHPADASGPAQQLGIMAEVYRYINDDYVVTPNLHKVSDGALHGLVDSLDAASSYMDPAEFKLFEQNQQHPAAGHVAAVVSKRVGYADVVDVQPGGNAAKAGLVRGDFVEAIDGLGTRDMSLEAIHRRLAGPLGQSVTLSVVHLHHSDPVQITIPFAVTPAVPLQSSLQSGVGVIAVPNFDTGRSAQITKAIRSLKAQGAHQFILDLRNCGAGTYAEAEHTANLFLTHGTITYIEGQKYPRLTTSATSADAVLSAAPLEVLINGGTSGPAEVAAAALQQNGRAKLIGDETFGEGSVQKLIPVGDGSALWLTVARYYTPNGKLVQDGLTPNIQQVQYAGALPQLDFPPEGVTGPQADLQMQKALHLLTAAPKAAAAGARR; translated from the coding sequence ATGTCCAGAAAAACCAGTCTGATTGTCCTCGCCTGTTCGCTGGTCATCATTGCAGCGCTGGTGTCGGGCGCCATGTTGCGCGCGCAGCACCCGGCGGATGCCAGCGGACCGGCACAACAGTTGGGCATCATGGCCGAAGTCTACCGCTACATCAACGATGATTACGTGGTGACGCCCAATCTGCACAAGGTATCCGATGGAGCCCTGCACGGGTTGGTGGATTCGCTCGATGCTGCCTCCAGCTATATGGATCCGGCCGAATTCAAGTTGTTCGAGCAGAACCAGCAGCACCCGGCCGCAGGCCACGTCGCCGCAGTGGTTTCCAAGCGGGTCGGCTATGCGGATGTGGTGGATGTGCAGCCCGGCGGCAATGCCGCCAAAGCAGGCTTGGTGCGTGGCGATTTTGTTGAAGCCATCGATGGCTTGGGCACGCGCGACATGTCGCTGGAAGCGATTCACCGGCGGCTGGCTGGCCCGCTCGGCCAAAGCGTTACGCTTAGCGTGGTGCACCTGCACCATTCCGATCCGGTGCAGATTACGATTCCGTTTGCGGTGACGCCGGCCGTTCCCTTGCAGTCGTCGTTGCAAAGCGGCGTCGGCGTGATTGCCGTGCCAAATTTTGATACCGGTCGCAGCGCCCAGATCACCAAAGCGATCAGGTCTCTGAAGGCGCAGGGCGCTCACCAGTTCATTCTTGACCTGCGGAACTGCGGGGCGGGCACCTACGCCGAAGCCGAGCACACCGCCAACCTCTTCCTGACGCACGGCACGATTACCTACATCGAGGGCCAAAAGTATCCGCGCCTTACCACGTCCGCCACGTCTGCCGATGCCGTGCTCTCGGCGGCGCCACTGGAGGTTTTGATCAATGGCGGCACGTCCGGGCCGGCGGAAGTTGCGGCCGCGGCGCTGCAACAGAACGGACGCGCCAAGCTGATTGGCGATGAGACCTTTGGCGAAGGCTCGGTGCAGAAGTTGATCCCGGTAGGCGACGGCAGCGCGCTCTGGCTGACGGTGGCGCGCTACTACACGCCCAACGGCAAGCTGGTACAAGACGGGCTAACGCCCAATATCCAGCAAGTGCAGTACGCCGGAGCCCTGCCGCAGCTCGACTTTCCTCCCGAAGGTGTAACCGGACCGCAAGCTGACTTGCAGATGCAAAAGGCCCTGCACCTTTTGACCGCAGCGCCCAAAGCTGCTGCGGCCGGAGCCAGGCGCTAG